The window TACGGTTTCCACTCCCGATCGAGGCGGCTCTTCAGGTAGCTGAGCTTCGAGAGCTCCCTATCGATGAGCCTGACGATTATGCGGGAGCCCTTGACGAGCTGCTTGAGCCTAAGCAGTTCGTCGAAGCTCACGGTACACTCCTCCAGCGAGCACCGGTCAGCCTGGCCTAGAAGCTTGCGCGCGCCGGTTAGGACAGCATGGGCGTTGAGTAGGGCGCGGAACCCCTCGCTCAGCCTAGCTCTGCTCTCAACGGTCACAGCTGAGCCCTTCCAGTACACGGTTCGGGCTTTCCGCCAACCCTCAACGGCCGCCTCAATGATGCGCTCGAGGTCCTCGGGTGAAGTAGTCTTCGCGAGAACTGCCAGCTGGACCAGTGCGCCAAGCCTATAGGCGCCGAGGATGCAGAGCGCGCTCCTAACGACCCGCCGAACCTCAGCCCGAGCTTCCCCGAGGACCCTCTCATCGGTCAGGACCTTCTCGACCTTTGACGCCTGATACCCCACGAAGCGGGCCAGGTCCCACGGGTTCACGCGAAACTCGCGCACAATGTTGTAGCCGAGCTCCGGCGGAGACACGCTCGGGTCGATTGGCTCGCAAGGGTTGCTGGGGTTTCTACCCAGCTTGGAAGCCTGGGGGCCGAGTTGGGGGTAGGGGTCGGCCTGGTACACCCTCAACTCCACGGTCTGCGCCAGGGCTGCCGCGAGCATCGCCGCAGCCTCCTGCGCTGCGTC of the Thermofilaceae archaeon genome contains:
- a CDS encoding TM1812 family CRISPR-associated protein; this encodes TTWGNPASWRLANYVNGGLSDTGFSTLGMLQKLEKPRMPVLVAVVDSLAAEAECETSDYSELRRAVVEYVRKHLCGVEAEVEVLPGILRAVKDGRQYTFKADLGDFRLLYTYSLYTRALKAACGSVTRIALDISHGVNYMPTLALDAAQEAAAMLAAALAQTVELRVYQADPYPQLGPQASKLGRNPSNPCEPIDPSVSPPELGYNIVREFRVNPWDLARFVGYQASKVEKVLTDERVLGEARAEVRRVVRSALCILGAYRLGALVQLAVLAKTTSPEDLERIIEAAVEGWRKARTVYWKGSAVTVESRARLSEGFRALLNAHAVLTGARKLLGQADRCSLEECTVSFDELLRLKQLVKGSRIIVRLIDRELSKLSYLKSRLDREWKPYSSYRGPEGVADSREGTFDRDFIAHAGFHSDVLLVRLADSQPELKVDLSRWESVERVLLNTVYA